From Paraburkholderia sabiae, a single genomic window includes:
- a CDS encoding gamma-glutamyl-gamma-aminobutyrate hydrolase family protein, translating to MMRPLVGVVCDRFFLGEHDLHSAKHSYVRALMTGANVSPVLIPATRDIETFDSYLDALSGLLFPGGASNVEAHRYGGQGSADMLVDPDRDHVALTLMREAAARDMPMLAICRGFQELNVAFGGKLHTDIHACGHSADHLEDLAEDLPTRYRYRHEIDISPAGILSTLANAPRVRVNSLHRQGVAALAPRLVVEARAPDGLIEACRVDGHTFALGVQWHPEVMLEHDALSLALFEAFGASCRGYRYSTQRAAHQEA from the coding sequence ATGATGCGTCCTCTCGTCGGCGTGGTGTGCGACCGCTTTTTCCTCGGCGAACACGATCTGCACAGCGCGAAGCACAGCTATGTCCGCGCGCTGATGACGGGCGCGAACGTGAGCCCCGTATTGATTCCCGCGACGCGCGACATCGAAACGTTCGACAGCTATCTCGACGCCTTAAGCGGGTTGCTGTTTCCGGGCGGCGCGTCCAACGTGGAAGCGCACCGTTATGGCGGGCAAGGAAGCGCCGACATGCTCGTCGATCCCGACCGCGATCACGTCGCGCTGACACTGATGCGCGAGGCTGCCGCGCGCGACATGCCGATGCTTGCGATCTGCCGCGGGTTTCAGGAACTGAATGTCGCGTTCGGCGGCAAGCTGCACACGGATATCCATGCGTGCGGACATTCCGCCGATCACCTCGAAGACCTCGCGGAAGATCTGCCCACACGCTATCGCTACCGCCACGAAATCGACATCTCGCCCGCAGGCATTCTGTCGACGCTCGCCAATGCGCCACGCGTGCGCGTGAATTCGCTTCATCGACAGGGCGTGGCAGCGCTAGCGCCGCGACTCGTGGTGGAAGCGCGCGCTCCGGATGGTTTGATCGAAGCCTGTCGCGTCGACGGGCATACGTTCGCGCTCGGCGTGCAGTGGCATCCGGAAGTGATGCTGGAACACGATGCGTTGTCGCTTGCGCTGTTCGAGGCATTCGGCGCGAGTTGCCGCGGCTATCGTTACTCGACACAACGAGCCGCTCATCAAGAGGCGTAG
- a CDS encoding LysR substrate-binding domain-containing protein yields MAADRIDLNLLRVFDAVFEDRNLALAGKRLHLSQSAISHALARMRDALGDDLFVRTGKGMEPTVRALGMAAQVRGALQQIRAALGVDAFDPRIAQRKFVVAANDYITSLVLGRLSQRLHAEAPLVDLVVRPSTRLDLAGQIDVGRIDMAIGIFADVPTRFRGTTLWEQTDVVLHHRDHPIAEHAVTRDDLLAHPLIAISQGGEEEGAVSGFIVERGLARQSEMFNRDALNRAFADPAETPRMRMSVAHSLALPALLRHSDMLALVPSSLGRELERYGELKMCATPYACPDVAVRAVWHERNDADPALQWLRHQLADVARQVRSC; encoded by the coding sequence ATGGCAGCAGACCGTATCGACCTGAACCTGTTGCGCGTGTTCGACGCTGTTTTCGAAGACCGCAATCTCGCGCTCGCGGGCAAGCGCCTGCATCTGAGCCAGTCCGCAATCAGTCACGCGCTCGCGCGGATGCGCGATGCGCTCGGCGACGATCTGTTCGTGCGCACGGGCAAAGGCATGGAGCCGACCGTGCGCGCGCTCGGCATGGCGGCGCAGGTGCGCGGCGCGCTTCAGCAGATCCGCGCCGCGCTGGGCGTCGATGCATTCGATCCGCGCATCGCGCAACGCAAGTTCGTCGTCGCGGCGAACGACTACATCACGTCGCTGGTGCTCGGGCGTCTCAGTCAACGGCTGCACGCGGAAGCGCCGCTCGTGGATCTCGTGGTGCGGCCCTCGACGCGCCTCGATCTCGCGGGCCAGATCGACGTCGGCCGGATCGACATGGCGATCGGCATTTTCGCGGACGTCCCGACGCGTTTTCGCGGGACGACACTCTGGGAACAGACTGACGTCGTGCTGCATCATCGCGATCATCCCATCGCAGAGCACGCGGTCACGCGCGACGACCTGCTGGCCCATCCGCTTATTGCGATCTCGCAGGGCGGCGAAGAGGAGGGCGCCGTGAGCGGCTTTATCGTCGAGAGAGGGCTCGCGCGGCAATCGGAGATGTTCAATCGCGATGCGCTCAACCGCGCGTTCGCCGATCCCGCGGAGACGCCGCGTATGCGCATGTCCGTCGCGCACTCGCTCGCGCTTCCCGCGCTGCTTCGTCACAGCGACATGCTGGCGCTGGTGCCGTCGTCGCTTGGACGCGAACTGGAGCGTTACGGCGAACTGAAAATGTGTGCGACGCCCTATGCGTGTCCCGACGTCGCCGTGCGTGCCGTATGGCATGAGCGCAACGACGCCGACCCCGCGCTGCAATGGCTGCGCCATCAACTCGCCGATGTCGCGCGGCAGGTTCGAAGCTGCTGA